One window of Silurus meridionalis isolate SWU-2019-XX chromosome 9, ASM1480568v1, whole genome shotgun sequence genomic DNA carries:
- the ctdspl3 gene encoding CTD small phosphatase-like protein 2: MRLRSRIISLESPSPQPSTPRRRRQDLGRAPRFEQHQCKPESQDVKILKDCSNLYSDAVPTVVKRPRLRRGRKRVVPPQEVKESDFKTPVQHLREKHYSSVNPAARSLYSPVVRFVTPTKDNERTRRGAVFSPEQCVFGYSAFSSLSEDEENDEVFSPYTFIKNIPNLSPQSRAVSTLRDIPPKTRSTPAATMVLDLDETLVFSSLNRIEDAEYTFNTAFQDQEYKVYVILRPYVKEFLQAMVKHFEMFIYTSAKKEYAEMIVDILDPRKKLFRHRLYQEDCACVLGHYIKDLEVLERDLSKTVILDNAPHTFPYHLMNTMAIKSWCGDKEDKELQRLIPSLEKLIQAKDFRTVLKRRTDHFHSLLTED; the protein is encoded by the exons ATGAGACTACGGTCGAGGATTATATCCCTGGAGAGCCCTTCTCCTCAGCCCAGCACCCCGCGGCGCAGGCGACAGGATCTCGGTCGAGCACCGCGTTTCGAGCAGCATCAGTGTAAACCCGAGTCTCAG GATGTAAAGATTTTAAAGGACTGCTCCAATTTGTACAGCGACGCCGTCCCGACTGTAGTGAAGCGTCCGCGCCTAAGACGTGGAAGAAAAAGGGTTGTTCCTCCACAAGAGGTTAAAG AGTCTGACTTCAAGACACCCGTGCAGCATCTCCGGGAAAAGCATTACTCATCAGTGAACCCTGCTGCCCGCAGCCTTTACTCTCCTGTGGTGCGGTTTGTCACACCCACGAAAGACA ACGAGAGGACGAGGAGAGGCGCAGTGTTCAGCCCTGAGCAGTGTGTGTTCGGATACAGTGCCTTCAGCTCGCTGTCAGAAGACGAAGAGAACGACGAGGTGTTCAGTCC ATACACGTTCATCAAAAACATCCCAAACCTGTCACCGCAGTCCCGAGCAGTTTCTACTCTTCGAGACATACCACCAAAGACGAGAAGCACACCTGCAGCCACCATGGTGCTCGATTTG GATGAAACCCTGGTGTTCAGCTCCCTGAACAGGATCGAGGATGCAGAATACACGTTTAACACGGCCTTTCAAGACCAGGAGTACAAG GTCTATGTGATTCTCAGGCCATATGTGAAGGAGTTTCTACAAGCCATGGTGAAACATTTCGAG ATGTTTATTTACACGTCTGCTAAAAAGGAATATGCAGAAATGATCGTGGACATATTGGACCCAAGAAAAAAGCTATTCAG ACATCGACTGTATCAGGAGGACTGTGCGTGCGTGCTTGGACACTATATTAAGGACTTGGAGGTGCTGGAAAGAGATCTTTCCAAAACAGTGATTCTGGACAACGCACCTCACACTTTCCCGTATCAC CTAATGAACACGATGGCCATAAAGAGCTGGTGTGGGGACAAAGAGGACAAAGAGCTCCAGAGACTCATACCTTCCTTGGAGAAGCTCATCCAAGCT AAGGACTTCAGGACGGTGCTCAAGAGGAGGACGGATCATTTTCACAGCCTGCTCACTGAAGACTAA